The following proteins are co-located in the Theropithecus gelada isolate Dixy chromosome 19, Tgel_1.0, whole genome shotgun sequence genome:
- the SERTAD1 gene encoding SERTA domain-containing protein 1 produces the protein MLSKGLKRKREEEEEKEPLAVDAWWLDPGHASVAQAPPAVASSSLFDLSVLKLHHSLQQSEPDLRHLVLVVNTLRRIQASMAPAAALPPVPSPPAAPSVADNLLASSDAALSASMASLLEDLSHIEGLSQAPQPLADEGPPGRSIGGAAPSLGALDLLGPATGCLLDDGLEGLFEDIDTSMYDNELWAPASEGLKPGPEDGPGKEEAPELDEAELDYLMDVLVGTQALERPPGPGR, from the coding sequence ATGCTGAGCAAGGGTCTGAAGCGGAaacgggaggaggaggaggagaaggaaccTCTGGCAGTCGACGCCTGGTGGCTGGATCCTGGCCATGCATCGGTGGCACAGGCACCCCCAGCTGTGGCCTCTAGCTCCCTCTTTGACCTCTCGGTGCTCAAGCTCCACCACAGCCTGCAGCAGAGTGAGCCGGACCTGCGGCACCTGGTGCTGGTGGTAAACACTCTGCGGCGCATCCAGGCGTCCATGGCACCCGCGGCTGCCCTGCCACCTGTGCCCAGCCCACCTGCTGCCCCCAGTGTGGCTGACAACCTACTGGCAAGCTCAGACGCTGCCCTCTCAGCTTCCATGGCCAGCCTCCTGGAGGACCTCAGCCACATTGAGGGCCTGAGTCAGGCTCCCCAACCCCTAGCAGACGAGGGGCCACCAGGCCGTAGCATCGGGGGAGCAGCGCCCAGCCTGGGTGCCTTGGACCTGCTGGGCCCAGCCACTGGCTGTCTACTGGACGATGGGCTCGAGGGCCTGTTTGAGGATATTGACACCTCTATGTATGACAATGAACTTTGGGCACCAGCCTCTGAGGGCCTCAAACCAGGTCCTGAGGATGGGCCGGGCAAAGAGGAAGCTCCGGAGCTGGACGAGGCCGAACTGGACTACCTCATGGACGTGCTGGTGGGCACACAGGCACTGGAGCGGCCGCCGGGGCCAGGGCGCTGA